A region from the Candidatus Goldiibacteriota bacterium HGW-Goldbacteria-1 genome encodes:
- a CDS encoding histidinol-phosphate transaminase: MAKKSVMQIKPYVPGKPAAVVQRELGLKDVIKLASNENPLGPSKAAVKAMAKALNTLNIYPESGAFELRKALAKRLRVKPETLFFGNGSNELLQIIAEAFVSPGDEVMFSAVSFVVYSIAANIAGGTIIQIPQDNFSHNIDGFISRLSPKTKLIFICNPNNPTGTIISKAEFEKLMQAVPKNVIVVLDEAYFEYVDAKDFPDGIKYLSKYPNLIVLRTFSKIYGLAGVRAGYGIADADIVSIIERIRPPFNINSLAQAGALAALGDKAHLSATLKTNKEGRAYLYAELKKLGIKFVPTQANFIFVMFDKNARIYFEELQKKGVIIRTVFDNFGRITIGTMKENKRLIKALNDIK; the protein is encoded by the coding sequence GTGGCAAAGAAAAGCGTAATGCAGATTAAACCGTATGTTCCGGGGAAACCCGCGGCGGTTGTACAAAGGGAGCTTGGCTTAAAGGATGTAATTAAACTTGCATCCAATGAAAATCCGCTTGGGCCTTCCAAAGCGGCGGTTAAAGCAATGGCAAAGGCATTGAACACGCTTAATATATATCCGGAAAGCGGCGCCTTTGAATTAAGAAAAGCGCTGGCAAAACGCCTTAGGGTAAAGCCCGAAACCTTGTTTTTCGGCAATGGCAGCAATGAACTGCTTCAGATTATTGCGGAAGCATTTGTCTCGCCGGGCGATGAAGTAATGTTTTCGGCTGTTTCTTTTGTGGTGTATTCTATAGCCGCGAACATAGCCGGCGGCACTATAATACAGATACCGCAGGATAATTTCAGCCACAATATAGACGGTTTTATTTCAAGGCTGTCGCCTAAGACAAAACTTATTTTTATATGCAATCCTAACAATCCTACGGGGACAATAATATCAAAAGCGGAATTTGAAAAGTTAATGCAGGCAGTCCCCAAGAACGTTATAGTTGTCCTTGACGAGGCGTATTTTGAATATGTGGACGCCAAAGATTTTCCGGACGGCATTAAGTACCTTTCAAAGTATCCCAACCTTATCGTGTTAAGGACTTTTTCAAAGATTTACGGGCTTGCGGGAGTCCGCGCCGGTTACGGTATTGCGGATGCGGATATTGTTTCTATAATAGAAAGGATAAGGCCGCCTTTTAACATCAACTCCCTTGCGCAGGCAGGCGCGCTTGCGGCCTTAGGTGATAAAGCACATCTGTCCGCCACGCTTAAAACAAATAAAGAAGGGCGCGCTTATCTTTACGCGGAGCTTAAAAAACTGGGGATAAAATTTGTCCCCACGCAGGCAAACTTTATTTTTGTAATGTTTGATAAAAATGCCAGGATATATTTTGAAGAACTTCAGAAAAAAGGCGTAATTATCAGGACGGTGTTTGATAATTTTGGAAGGATTACCATAGGTACAATGAAAGAGAATAAAAGGCTTATTAAAGCCTTAAACGATATAAAGTAA
- the aroF gene encoding 3-deoxy-7-phosphoheptulonate synthase, with protein MIIVLKPKTTKAQINHIVKKIAGFKLRAQVSKGKERTIIAVIGDERVLSTVPVEAFPGVEKVMTVLKPYKLASKDFRKEPSIIDLGLGVKIGGNHIAMIAGPCSVESREQLLATAKAVKAAGANVLRGGAFKPRTSPYAFQGMAEEGLKILAEARELYKMPVVTEVLDTRHVELVNKYADCFQIGARNMQNFELLKEVGKMNKPVLLKRGLMSTVKEWLMSAEYILANGNMNVILCERGIRTFETETRNTLDLSAIPLVKSLSHLPVVSDPSHGTGKKPLIYPMALASVAAGADGVLIEVHPKPETALSDGDQSLLPLEYKKLVDDARKVAKAIGRTL; from the coding sequence ATGATTATTGTATTAAAACCAAAAACAACTAAGGCGCAGATAAACCACATTGTTAAAAAGATTGCGGGTTTTAAACTGCGCGCGCAGGTATCAAAGGGAAAAGAACGCACAATAATTGCCGTGATAGGCGATGAAAGGGTGCTGTCAACTGTTCCTGTGGAAGCTTTCCCGGGCGTGGAAAAAGTAATGACAGTATTAAAACCGTATAAGCTTGCCAGCAAGGATTTCAGAAAAGAGCCTTCAATTATAGACCTTGGATTGGGAGTGAAAATAGGCGGAAATCATATTGCCATGATAGCAGGGCCGTGTTCCGTTGAAAGCAGGGAGCAGCTTTTAGCCACAGCCAAAGCCGTGAAAGCAGCGGGCGCCAACGTGTTAAGGGGCGGCGCTTTTAAACCAAGGACATCTCCTTACGCTTTTCAGGGAATGGCTGAAGAGGGTTTAAAGATACTTGCGGAAGCAAGGGAACTATACAAAATGCCGGTTGTAACAGAAGTGCTTGATACAAGGCATGTGGAACTTGTAAATAAATACGCGGACTGTTTTCAGATAGGCGCGCGTAATATGCAGAACTTTGAACTTTTAAAAGAAGTGGGCAAAATGAACAAACCGGTGCTTTTAAAAAGAGGGCTTATGTCCACGGTTAAAGAGTGGCTTATGTCCGCGGAATACATCCTTGCCAACGGCAACATGAACGTAATTTTATGCGAACGCGGGATAAGGACTTTTGAAACCGAAACAAGAAACACCCTTGACTTATCCGCAATACCGCTTGTTAAGTCGTTAAGCCATCTTCCCGTGGTATCTGACCCTTCACACGGCACAGGCAAAAAGCCGCTTATTTATCCGATGGCATTGGCATCAGTTGCGGCAGGCGCGGACGGTGTTTTAATTGAAGTTCATCCCAAGCCGGAAACAGCACTATCAGACGGCGACCAGTCATTATTGCCTTTAGAATACAAGAAGCTTGTTGACGACGCAAGAAAAGTGGCAAAGGCGATTGGAAGGACGCTTTAA